One segment of SAR202 cluster bacterium DNA contains the following:
- a CDS encoding alpha/beta fold hydrolase, translated as MAIEFNSIHTKDDLEHIGILSRIDSPNNPEECILLIHGSSGNFYGAMNLALIDRFGKAGYDVASFNTRGHDLISRYGERFYGNAFDILSECYYDIDAAIEFLVNQGYKKIHLYGHSMGAVKVVYYGAKHPNPNIISIISSSPVRLSYDYFMNHPDAVEEFTRCVNLAKEHIKNNEPNALMDVQFPMPHTFGAKAYLDKHGSEQYNMTLYAQEITNPTLLIAGTLETHPRLENCATDTHEIMKSSHKKNSVVIVEGADHAWTDMHDQHAKEILNWISNL; from the coding sequence ATGGCAATAGAATTTAACAGCATACATACAAAAGACGATTTAGAACACATAGGTATACTATCAAGAATTGATTCCCCCAATAACCCTGAAGAATGTATTTTATTAATACATGGATCAAGTGGGAATTTCTACGGCGCAATGAATCTTGCTTTAATCGATCGATTTGGTAAAGCAGGTTACGATGTGGCTAGTTTTAATACCCGTGGACATGATTTAATTTCACGATATGGTGAACGATTTTACGGAAATGCTTTCGATATCTTATCTGAATGCTACTATGATATAGATGCAGCAATAGAATTTTTAGTTAATCAGGGATATAAAAAAATACATTTATATGGCCATAGTATGGGCGCGGTAAAAGTTGTCTATTATGGCGCAAAACACCCAAATCCTAATATAATATCAATTATATCTTCATCTCCAGTCAGACTTTCCTATGATTATTTTATGAACCATCCAGATGCAGTAGAAGAATTTACTAGATGTGTGAATTTAGCAAAAGAACATATAAAAAATAATGAACCTAATGCTTTAATGGATGTCCAATTCCCAATGCCACATACATTTGGAGCAAAAGCTTATTTAGACAAACATGGAAGTGAACAATACAATATGACACTCTATGCACAAGAAATCACAAACCCAACACTACTAATTGCTGGAACATTAGAAACCCACCCAAGATTAGAAAATTGTGCAACAGATACGCATGAAATTATGAAATCGTCACATAAAAAAAATTCAGTAGTTATTGTAGAAGGCGCTGATCACGCATGGACAGATATGCATGATCAGCATGCAAAAGAAATATTAAACTGGATATCAAATCTCTAG
- a CDS encoding cupin domain-containing protein, protein MNEVQIIKHEQREIEISSGSMTRIAGVSKSIVGAEGIHLAIATIPSGCSATPHIHTNCESAIYIISGSGKFLVGSNLEKELFFEAGDFFHVPSMAPHQPINTGNVEVTMIVARNTPVEIVEEI, encoded by the coding sequence ATGAATGAAGTTCAAATAATTAAACATGAACAACGTGAAATTGAAATTTCTTCTGGATCAATGACTAGGATAGCAGGTGTGTCAAAAAGTATTGTAGGAGCAGAAGGTATTCATTTAGCTATAGCTACAATACCATCAGGGTGTAGTGCCACCCCACACATACACACAAATTGCGAATCTGCTATATATATAATTAGTGGTTCTGGTAAATTTTTAGTTGGCTCCAACCTAGAAAAGGAATTATTTTTTGAAGCTGGAGATTTTTTTCATGTCCCATCAATGGCTCCGCATCAACCAATAAATACAGGAAATGTTGAAGTGACAATGATTGTTGCTCGCAATACACCTGTGGAAATTGTAGAGGAAATATAA
- a CDS encoding penicillin acylase family protein, with protein MKKTINDLKDSIKQRAIIKSGNNSVKGLDGIATINWDVYGVPHATVTSELDMWFIQGFLHAQDRLWGMERTRRFVKGTLSEIIGPGGLGPDKFFRRVGTMRAAKKEWDSLENEGKNVIEAYTAGVNAYLDLELPLPIEFELLDYVPERWSPLDVTGRWKLIAHSQSLSGHAKISRMQMLQALGVENFKKIFPYYPVDAPVMVPMGELAGERSITNLNELFEKAYSEIGFLNGTGSNNWAVDGSLTESGSPLLAGDPHLAVTVPCFWHVQHISGPDFSFIGASMPGVPGVTYYGHNGHTAWSLTTAGVDAQDIYFEQIRNSNNPEYFYKNEWLPAEKHEELIYVKGEKNPITEIIYETHHGPIIQDPIGDGKYSISMNWSGKETQQTFSSFKAMHSSKTVNELIEAHRKWTTHTNRILADTQGNIGYILSGQVPIRMGNVPNLFPVPGWTGDHEWIGEIPFEEMPRHINPENHYLNTSNNMIVSYDFPYYINATGTPYRGQRVKELLLRTTKHNSSTFSKIQMDTFSIPGLNLTKRIQNISPTTENGQKAKNLLSAWDGNLSAESFGSIYEVLRWRIQVNILNKIRDAMLGEKPAEETLRVHMTALEFLICSDDNSIFQSNIFPYNNWDECLTISLDEVGQFLMDKLGNDTNKWNWGNVHSILFRHGNGRQEPEASLLNVGPFSIPGSGDTICNFNHTSGPDFKATSMPSFRQIIDLSDFSKSLFIIPPGNSGDQSSTHYNDNVEKYFSGEYNPLLWDTKDIEKNIESTQIINPL; from the coding sequence ATGAAGAAAACTATAAATGACTTAAAGGATTCGATAAAACAAAGGGCAATCATCAAATCTGGTAATAACTCTGTTAAAGGGTTAGACGGTATCGCTACAATAAATTGGGATGTTTATGGAGTTCCTCATGCAACAGTTACAAGTGAATTAGATATGTGGTTTATCCAAGGTTTTTTACATGCTCAAGATCGATTATGGGGAATGGAGCGTACACGTAGATTTGTAAAAGGAACTTTATCGGAAATTATTGGGCCCGGTGGCTTAGGGCCGGACAAGTTTTTTCGACGCGTTGGTACTATGAGGGCTGCAAAAAAAGAATGGGATTCTCTAGAGAACGAAGGGAAAAATGTTATTGAAGCGTATACAGCAGGTGTTAATGCATACCTTGATTTAGAACTTCCCTTACCTATTGAATTTGAATTACTAGATTATGTTCCAGAAAGATGGTCGCCATTAGATGTTACTGGCCGATGGAAACTCATAGCACATTCACAATCTCTTAGTGGGCATGCAAAAATTAGCCGTATGCAAATGTTGCAGGCTTTGGGAGTTGAAAACTTTAAAAAAATCTTTCCCTACTATCCTGTAGATGCCCCAGTTATGGTTCCTATGGGCGAACTTGCCGGCGAAAGGTCAATAACAAATTTAAATGAACTTTTTGAAAAAGCATATAGTGAAATTGGATTTTTAAACGGAACAGGATCCAATAATTGGGCTGTTGATGGCTCTTTGACTGAATCGGGATCCCCTCTTCTGGCAGGAGATCCTCACCTTGCAGTAACTGTTCCATGTTTTTGGCATGTACAGCATATAAGTGGTCCCGATTTTTCCTTTATTGGGGCTTCAATGCCAGGTGTTCCTGGGGTAACATATTATGGTCATAATGGGCATACAGCCTGGAGTCTAACAACGGCTGGTGTAGATGCTCAAGATATCTATTTTGAGCAAATTAGAAATTCTAACAATCCTGAATATTTTTACAAAAATGAATGGCTCCCAGCAGAAAAACATGAAGAATTAATATACGTTAAAGGTGAAAAAAATCCAATTACAGAAATAATTTATGAAACTCATCATGGTCCTATTATTCAAGATCCAATTGGAGATGGTAAATATAGTATTTCGATGAATTGGTCTGGAAAAGAAACCCAACAAACTTTTAGTAGTTTTAAAGCAATGCATTCTTCTAAAACAGTCAATGAACTAATTGAGGCCCACAGGAAATGGACTACCCATACAAATAGAATTTTGGCAGATACTCAAGGAAATATAGGATATATATTATCTGGGCAAGTACCAATTCGTATGGGGAATGTTCCTAATTTGTTTCCTGTCCCAGGTTGGACAGGAGATCATGAATGGATAGGAGAAATACCATTTGAAGAAATGCCAAGGCATATTAATCCTGAAAATCATTACCTCAACACATCAAATAATATGATTGTTTCCTATGATTTTCCTTATTATATCAATGCTACTGGCACACCATATCGAGGGCAAAGAGTTAAAGAATTGCTTCTCAGGACTACTAAACATAACTCATCGACATTTTCAAAAATACAGATGGACACCTTTAGTATACCTGGTTTGAATTTAACTAAACGTATTCAAAACATTTCTCCTACTACTGAAAATGGTCAAAAAGCAAAAAATCTACTATCGGCTTGGGATGGGAATCTTTCAGCAGAAAGTTTTGGTTCGATTTATGAGGTACTTCGTTGGAGAATTCAAGTAAATATATTAAATAAGATTAGAGATGCTATGTTGGGTGAAAAACCAGCAGAAGAAACATTGAGAGTCCACATGACAGCTTTGGAATTTCTTATCTGTTCTGACGATAATTCAATTTTTCAATCAAATATATTTCCATATAACAATTGGGATGAATGTTTAACTATATCATTAGATGAAGTAGGTCAATTTCTAATGGATAAATTAGGCAATGATACTAACAAATGGAATTGGGGAAATGTTCACTCTATATTATTTAGACATGGAAATGGCCGACAAGAACCTGAAGCTTCGCTTTTGAATGTTGGGCCTTTTTCTATACCAGGTTCTGGAGATACTATATGTAACTTTAATCATACTAGTGGCCCAGATTTTAAAGCCACTTCTATGCCTAGTTTCCGTCAGATAATTGATCTTAGTGATTTTTCAAAATCTTTATTTATAATTCCACCGGGTAATTCTGGAGATCAGTCAAGTACACATTACAATGATAATGTAGAAAAATATTTTTCAGGAGAATATAATCCACTTTTATGGGATACTAAGGATATTGAGAAAAATATCGAATCGACACAAATAATAAACCCACTCTAG
- a CDS encoding mycofactocin system GMC family oxidoreductase MftG — translation MKYDYIVVGAGSAGAIIATRLSEDLSKSVLLIEAGSDYPDMDNMPEEVKYGYKSTVNVWDSPHNWQYKARATNEADIDVPRGKVTGGSSSINGQIFLRGIPEDYDNWKLWGNTEWDFQTLVPYFNKIETDTTYQNDPGDFHGTNGPIICHRFPEEEWKPASKAFYTACIEAGYEHCEDANAPGTIGAGPIPLNNPDGIRWSTAIGYLGLSRHRLNLTIRPNVFVKKIIFDKSQIIPKAVGLEVSSDNEDFIIEGNEIILCEGAIGTPQTLMLSGIGPKEHLSEHNIDVLIDAPGVGQNLRDHPLLPVIWKTKPEVDLDTVGPRIQVLLRYTASGSNIHNDMIVYFNAVAGESYRAIGEPVGISAALGLNLALSSGEIKLQSSDYRDHPYLDYNLLDHHEDIRRYRDGIRMLVSLENNSELSSLILERLRPTDFDLENNDSLDLWIKKHVLTGHHVSCTAKMGPQNDTMAVVNQYGKVYGVDGLRIGDASIMPDCVRANINVTVMVVAEKIADFIKDGK, via the coding sequence ATGAAATATGATTACATAGTAGTAGGTGCTGGTTCTGCTGGAGCAATAATAGCTACTAGATTATCTGAAGACTTATCAAAATCTGTATTATTGATTGAAGCTGGATCAGATTACCCGGATATGGATAATATGCCTGAAGAGGTAAAATATGGATATAAATCCACTGTAAATGTATGGGATAGCCCACATAATTGGCAATATAAAGCCCGAGCAACCAATGAAGCCGATATAGATGTTCCTAGGGGAAAAGTAACCGGAGGTTCCAGCTCCATTAATGGCCAGATCTTTCTCCGTGGGATTCCCGAAGATTATGATAATTGGAAATTATGGGGAAATACAGAATGGGATTTTCAAACATTGGTTCCATATTTTAACAAAATTGAAACTGACACTACATATCAAAACGACCCAGGCGACTTTCACGGTACAAATGGCCCAATAATATGCCATAGATTCCCTGAAGAAGAATGGAAACCAGCTTCAAAAGCTTTTTATACTGCATGTATAGAAGCTGGATATGAACACTGTGAAGATGCGAACGCACCAGGAACTATTGGAGCAGGCCCAATTCCATTAAATAACCCAGATGGTATTAGATGGTCTACTGCTATTGGATACCTAGGACTTTCAAGACATAGACTAAATTTAACCATTCGGCCTAACGTATTTGTAAAAAAAATTATCTTCGACAAAAGTCAAATCATACCAAAAGCAGTCGGATTAGAAGTATCTTCAGATAATGAAGATTTTATTATCGAAGGTAATGAAATCATTTTGTGTGAAGGCGCAATCGGGACCCCACAAACCCTTATGCTTTCAGGCATTGGCCCTAAAGAACATTTATCTGAACACAATATAGATGTGTTAATAGATGCACCTGGTGTGGGGCAAAATCTAAGAGATCATCCGTTATTACCTGTTATTTGGAAAACAAAACCTGAAGTAGATTTAGACACAGTAGGGCCACGAATTCAAGTACTACTACGTTACACTGCTAGTGGGTCAAATATACATAACGATATGATAGTCTATTTTAATGCGGTAGCCGGTGAATCATATAGAGCCATAGGAGAACCAGTAGGCATAAGTGCCGCATTAGGCTTGAATCTCGCTTTATCAAGCGGGGAAATAAAATTACAATCATCTGATTACCGAGATCATCCTTATCTCGATTACAACCTACTTGATCATCATGAAGATATAAGAAGGTATCGTGATGGGATACGTATGCTAGTCAGTTTAGAAAATAATTCAGAATTATCTAGTTTAATCTTGGAACGCCTAAGACCAACAGACTTTGATTTGGAGAACAACGACTCTCTTGATCTTTGGATAAAGAAACATGTTCTAACTGGACACCACGTTTCTTGTACTGCAAAAATGGGACCACAAAATGACACGATGGCAGTCGTAAACCAATATGGAAAAGTGTATGGAGTAGATGGGTTAAGAATAGGCGATGCTTCTATAATGCCAGATTGTGTGCGTGCAAATATTAATGTTACAGTTATGGTAGTTGCCGAAAAGATTGCTGATTTTATCAAAGACGGAAAATAA
- a CDS encoding ClbS/DfsB family four-helix bundle protein, with amino-acid sequence MSKIHTLNEINSSWNNLLNTINSFPSKHEKTPGAVGTWSFLEAVVHIFAWDNELLINLKDYHNKNQMPKWKDYSNDEIIELNQNQVDEYTNYSFEDLYKRLIDNHSNLVKYLEDFPEDLFVSDPFTSIMIKDETYLHYQEHDQNIKNFSITLNQ; translated from the coding sequence ATGAGCAAAATTCACACGCTTAATGAAATAAATTCTTCCTGGAACAATTTACTAAATACTATTAACTCTTTTCCATCTAAACATGAAAAAACACCTGGTGCTGTTGGCACTTGGTCGTTTTTAGAAGCAGTGGTACATATATTTGCATGGGATAATGAATTACTAATCAATTTAAAAGATTATCATAACAAAAACCAAATGCCTAAATGGAAAGATTACAGCAATGATGAGATCATTGAATTAAATCAGAATCAAGTTGATGAGTATACTAATTATAGTTTCGAAGATTTATACAAACGGCTTATTGATAACCATTCTAATTTGGTTAAATATTTAGAGGATTTTCCGGAAGATTTATTTGTGTCTGACCCATTTACTTCAATAATGATAAAAGATGAAACCTATTTACACTATCAAGAACATGACCAAAATATAAAAAATTTTTCAATAACTTTAAATCAGTGA
- a CDS encoding MFS transporter, translating into MLIELYFHLCSFFELKSFKDRTINTPDNTTDTKTIYYGWFIVLAVALAGFSQSAGTFPVLAVILDPITEEFGWSKTTFTYATSFGTIIAGIVAIFIGTALDKYGGRWILTTSIFILGLSFVLLAIVENYLQFFIILIVNRIMTMGIIALATQVIVSKWFIVKRARAIAYSGLGIMLGNSVTPLYVAFVADIYDWRMALTISGIVVFVVSLLPVMILIRKEPEDMGLLPDGELSEKDKKLELNKSKTDEVSFNRKEVLQQPNFYFLILAFSLLFLVGPGLCFHLISYLDTQGIDRNQGAIVMAIWSFSGAIGAFFSGFMAEKFGTRKTIVVTFLVNSLTIFVILFINNFYIAILWGITQGILSAGLFNTLYQLIFAEYYGRNSLGSIRGMVWPVQMVTNASGPLFGSIIFDQTQSYYYMWIVFGFLMLISAIATYFAKPPILH; encoded by the coding sequence ATACTAATTGAGTTATATTTCCATCTGTGCTCTTTTTTTGAGCTTAAATCTTTTAAGGACAGGACTATTAATACACCCGATAATACAACAGACACGAAAACAATTTATTATGGGTGGTTTATAGTACTTGCCGTTGCACTAGCTGGGTTTAGCCAAAGTGCCGGTACTTTCCCGGTTTTAGCCGTGATATTGGACCCAATAACTGAAGAATTTGGTTGGTCTAAGACTACTTTTACTTACGCTACATCATTTGGGACTATTATAGCTGGTATAGTTGCAATTTTTATTGGAACAGCACTAGATAAATATGGTGGCCGTTGGATTTTAACAACATCGATCTTCATACTTGGACTTTCATTTGTTTTACTTGCCATTGTTGAAAATTACCTGCAATTTTTCATTATTTTAATTGTAAACCGTATAATGACAATGGGTATTATAGCCCTTGCAACTCAAGTCATCGTATCGAAGTGGTTTATTGTTAAACGAGCTAGAGCTATAGCATATAGTGGACTTGGTATAATGCTGGGTAATTCGGTAACACCATTATATGTCGCATTTGTAGCAGATATTTATGACTGGAGAATGGCTCTCACAATATCTGGAATAGTTGTTTTTGTAGTTTCGCTATTGCCAGTAATGATACTTATTCGTAAAGAACCTGAAGATATGGGATTACTACCCGATGGAGAGCTAAGTGAAAAAGATAAAAAGCTTGAATTAAATAAATCAAAAACTGATGAAGTTTCTTTTAATAGAAAAGAGGTTTTACAACAACCAAACTTCTATTTCTTAATACTAGCTTTTTCTTTACTGTTTCTAGTTGGACCAGGACTATGCTTCCATTTAATCTCATATCTCGACACTCAAGGTATTGATAGAAACCAAGGAGCCATAGTTATGGCCATCTGGTCATTTAGTGGTGCTATAGGAGCTTTTTTCTCTGGATTTATGGCTGAAAAATTTGGGACTCGAAAAACAATTGTTGTAACTTTTCTTGTAAATTCGCTCACAATTTTTGTTATTTTATTTATTAACAATTTTTATATAGCAATACTTTGGGGTATTACCCAAGGAATACTAAGTGCTGGTTTGTTTAATACTTTATATCAACTAATATTTGCTGAATATTATGGACGTAACTCATTAGGTTCGATAAGAGGAATGGTATGGCCAGTGCAAATGGTAACTAACGCATCTGGGCCACTTTTTGGCTCAATAATATTTGATCAAACACAAAGTTATTATTACATGTGGATTGTATTTGGGTTTTTAATGCTAATTTCTGCAATAGCAACCTATTTTGCTAAACCACCAATTCTTCACTGA